The genomic segment gaATTTTTACTGTGTGATAGTGAGACTTGTACTCCTgtatacttcctccaccactgcaaTGTTAAGTTATTAATATGTTAATGATGTTAAGTAATTATTTGACTGTGGACTTAATATCTTCAGCCGAGCTGGCAGCCCAGACACACTGCAGTGTTTATTGTACCCCTCATATAAAGAGCTGGATGGAACAAACAACTTGATGAGTGCACACTTAATAGTTTAAATGTGCTCAGCAAAGGTCATGAAAAATCTGCTAATTACATTGTAAGATTTCTTGCAAAGTCATGAGGCATCTTACTACAGCTTAGACTACTAACCTGTTGCATTTTCTCCAGATCCAGACTGGGCCTCCCCGGCTCCCCTCCGTAACTGTGCCGATACTTTCTATAAGGTGCTGACTGGTCAAAGTGGGTCAAAATGATGGGCCGTGCCACGGGCTGCACCACCTGCAGCTGAAAGCGCATGGGGGGTGGCTTGAGGCTACGTGGTGGACTGGAGCTGAAGAGTACAGGGCTGGGGGAGGCAGCCAGGCAAGCGCCCGGCTCCACCAGTGGCCTGGCAGAAGCAGCCGGCGAGCCGCAGCCACAGAGGTCCCGCACCTCCTCATCACTGGAGGCGCTGCTGTGGTGATCGCCGTGGCGCTGGGGAAGCGATGACACCCACTTCCTGTTGTCACCACAGCTGATTCGCTCGAGCTCTTCCTCGGAAGAGTGGCGATCCAGATTGGCATCTAAAAGCAGGCGAAGGCGCCGTAGTCGGGCTGGAGACAGGGGACCCTGGTTGTGCTGCTGGCTGGTGGCCAAGGGTGTGAGGGCACAATTTCTCCGTCTCTCTAGAGTGGATAAACAGGAAAGGAGAAGGTGGAGACAGGGTTGCAAAAGAATGCAAATGCTCTATAGTGCCATATTATCTATTAACTTGAAACATGTTACTATAATGTGTGAGAAcatatgacacaaaaatgatctAGTTGGTAGAGTACACTTACCTCTGTCAATCTGTGCAAGCTCCTGGTTCTCCCCCTCTGAGTCATCactctcccctccctctccacTGCCATGGTACGAAATCTGCAAAAAATGATTGAGCTGTAGGTCAAATACGCCATATGGTAACTCCTCAACTGAACTGAACCCTTACACTGGAAAAATCATAAACAACTTtccaaaaatattaataatattaatattaataataaatttcactataatttcactATCCAATAAAGAACatcaaaataattaaagaataaaCTATTACCCATTTATATGATATAATCCTAAATAAGATGAACCAAATCCTCATTTGGAGTTCCTTTTAATTTGCTATTCTCTTGGCTGGCCAAGGAAACCACAGAGATAATGGgcttttaatgaaaacaaaatataatatgataatattgttacaacaaacaaaatgttgctTGGGATTTGACAATTTCACTacttaaacagattatttaagTCACAAACAGCATGATGAGTTCCAGCTCTGACTAAGTTAAGTTTAGGCAACTTTCTTTTCCCATAGCCTGAGCCAGTATGTCTCTTTAAAATCAATTCCTCGTCTACACCAGAAGCAACAATACAGATACCCTGCAGACTGCAACGCTAAGAGTTAAGTAATGCGCCTCACACTCAGTAATTACCATTCCAAGGCCTCGCTGAGCAGCTGCCATCTGCGCTTGTGCGTGTGTatgctcacacacatacatccacacaaacatacagtgtCCTCCCTTCTACTCtctaatacaaacacacacacatgcgcggcacacgcacacacacacactcacactcacactcacacacacacacacacacttcctttctttctgaaagagggaaaacagagaaaagagccaGAGCCTTAGAGCCCAATAAGGGAAGACAGTATTCAATTCATGTTGAGTGTGTGAACCCCAATGTAAAATTTCTGTTAACTGTGTAGTTTcgtgaaatggaaaaaaataaaaaaggctctATCATATAGTTCTACcttagttttacattttaaatttaaactgtTATGTGATTGTGTATTAACCCTTATGCATACTCAGGGACATTTGTGGATGTTTCACTTACATGCATATGCCATACGTTTTGGCAAGGATGTAAGTTTTTCTTTGGATTTTCAAGTTCAGACCcttaaagacaaaaatgtccccaccgAAACCCATTAAAACTGCAATTTTGATATCACGACTACTACATAAAATCATGCATTCTTTTATATCAGGCTTTCAATTTAGAGCCCTGGCattaaaaatgtagtttaaCTATTACCATATTGAGCCACTTTTTCATATTCACCCTATGGGGCAGATATATGCGGTTATCCTGGTTATTACAAGAGTTATTGTTGCTGTTTTATGGAGCACTGCAGAGTTCGatacaaatgttttttctattaactGACACATCCAAGACTGGCATCCCAAACAATCCAAACTGAtgtttaaaagattaaaaaaacatgaattctgttctgttttagacaacatcccaactttaaaaaagtttCTTAAAGGGATGCACATGCAGATgtgttaaaaatgcaaaaacatttcttatcACTGGTTCACTGTTACTCAGATATTTAGCttacaaaaattacaacaaaattcCTGTATATTTTTATAGGAGCTGATACATGTAgtttaatgtatatattaaacATAGTATCTAGGTTTTCTAAATGGTATGATTGGTCTTGAGGTTCAGCATAGTACTGATGCTACATTTCAAGGTATGAAATAGTACAGTACTGATAGATGCAGCCTAATTTTTCTTGATAAGATCTCAGTGCTGACACTGCTGTCATAGATATTTGAGTCCTGTGTGTAGCTTTCTTGCTTTTCAATGGTACATGAGCTGTGGGACAGATTTTCAATGAACACTTCCAGAGCCAGTGTACAAGACAGAAAGCCTTGGCTCTCGAGGAGTCTCGGGCTAGCGTCACTTCATGAACTCCTTGGAAAATTACACCGAGGAATAACTGTGGGAAGGAAATGTATTTTGGCAAGTGGCTGGCTCAGGGCTTCAGCTACACCGTACACTCCAGTGAATTATTGTTGGGCAGCATCCATGAAACAGCTGAAATCCTATTAAAAGTTACTGCTGCAGGATACTAAGAATGAAGTGATGCTGCTGCTTCATAAAGTCCATGTTGTAATTGTATTCACAAGAGACAGGAGTTTATTGTGAGAAGTTTAATTTAGTGTTCACACTCAGTGAGATCATCAGCATGATTACTCTTTTTTTCCAAACTACAGAGTAAGCAGCTTTCATTTCTGGGCTTCTTTTGACCTGTGAGTCCAACGTTTTTCCACAAAGCAATCATTGTCATGAGCTGACAGTTACTATTTGGCCTTTTTTCCCTCTTAAGGAGCATCTCAGAGGTTGCTGATGGATCAGAGAACAACAGAAATGTAGGACATGTAGCTCACTTGTACAAGTAATGTGTTTCAGGCTCAAAATACTGTAATACCTGCATGTCTCAGATATACAcaatgacaaacacacacacccctatAGTGCACTGAACCATGACACACAACTTTCTTGTCTTTTGACAGTAGGCCTGTTACAATAATTACCTATTGAGCTCAGCTAAATTTAATTTGTGTCACATGAAGGCATGTCCATATATTGTACGATATATTCTGTGCGGCCATTACTAGttcctctgctctctgtgtcACCTAGTTTCACTGTGGCAGGGTCTCAGGAGGCTCctccaaacacacagaattataaATTTATATCTCTTTGAAAGGgtatattataatcattatatCAGTaatcttaaaatgacaataGTATTGTTCATCCCAATGATTTCAGACAATAAAATCTAATGATAAAATCTAACAAAATGTAgctatcgtgacaggcctacacaACAGCCTTCTACTTTCAGTGACTGCCTAGCTTCATCTTTAACACTAACCTGCACTTGAATAGATAGTAAAGGATGTAAGAATGTTTTGCTTATGCAAAGCAGGTCAGCATCATCAGACAGCAAAGATTCAGGTCTAATCTGGGAGTGTAACCCAAACACTAAGCAACTATTTGAATATGTTTCACTCCCTGTCCCTGTTTTGGACCTTCACTCAACCATGGGTTTATGGACAGTGGAAACTCCGGAGAAGTCATAACATTTGATTTCTCACAGTTATCTGATAACAGAATGTAAGGACTTGTGTCTACACATGGCATTGATgcagtgtgagtgtttgtgtaagacagagcaaaaataaaagtgaaccACACCTGATATGATTTGCCTTGGCAAAGATAGCGACGACAAATACCCGACGCCTAACTGACATTCAGTTTGTGGTTAGACAACATCAGTGCTTCCCAAAAGAGGAAAGGAATTTCACAATTAAACTGTACtgtataaaatacagaaaatgtgcttgaattgaaattaaaatgaaatctaGAGTCAGCTGTCTCGCCAACTATCACCTCTTTGCTCCTGCTGTAATACGGGGCCTGTCattcattt from the Centropristis striata isolate RG_2023a ecotype Rhode Island chromosome 16, C.striata_1.0, whole genome shotgun sequence genome contains:
- the si:dkey-16j16.4 gene encoding uncharacterized protein si:dkey-16j16.4, with product MLKTLTKKLRRHSLNEIHPFQLKISYHGSGEGGESDDSEGENQELAQIDRERRRNCALTPLATSQQHNQGPLSPARLRRLRLLLDANLDRHSSEEELERISCGDNRKWVSSLPQRHGDHHSSASSDEEVRDLCGCGSPAASARPLVEPGACLAASPSPVLFSSSPPRSLKPPPMRFQLQVVQPVARPIILTHFDQSAPYRKYRHSYGGEPGRPSLDLEKMQQKMLLKKNCGGKTRTIKIRNLTGSRPPPRYTYDPSIFAFRSLSTVPPCSPLTPSEDPPCS